Proteins from one Streptomyces sp. NBC_00289 genomic window:
- a CDS encoding DUF4157 domain-containing protein, producing MRAHEENRSSADRKPAVPLRPAASPPPLLALQRTAGNAAVTRAIGEARHEHSADCGHEGAAVQRAEERPSVQRRSSVFDAVSSPHSPLEPRIQHRAEQAYGMSFAHVRVHSGPVAQRSAQEFQAKAYTTGSDIVSGSSRLDDETIYHELDHVRQQSMGQVAGTDNGSGTKVSSPGDPFERQSTSNGRKVAQGETPDLAGP from the coding sequence ATGCGCGCACACGAAGAGAACCGTTCGTCCGCCGACCGGAAGCCCGCCGTCCCGCTCAGGCCGGCCGCGTCGCCGCCGCCGCTGCTCGCCCTGCAACGCACCGCGGGGAACGCCGCGGTGACGCGCGCGATCGGGGAGGCGCGGCACGAGCACAGCGCGGACTGCGGCCACGAGGGGGCGGCCGTCCAGCGGGCGGAGGAGCGGCCGTCCGTCCAGCGGCGCTCCTCGGTCTTCGACGCGGTCAGCTCGCCCCACTCGCCACTGGAGCCGCGCATCCAGCACCGGGCCGAGCAGGCGTACGGCATGAGTTTCGCCCATGTCCGCGTGCACTCCGGGCCGGTGGCCCAGCGGTCGGCGCAGGAGTTCCAGGCCAAGGCCTACACCACCGGTTCGGACATCGTCTCGGGCTCGTCGAGACTGGACGACGAGACGATCTACCACGAGCTCGACCACGTCCGTCAGCAGAGCATGGGGCAGGTGGCGGGCACCGACAACGGGTCGGGGACGAAGGTCTCCTCGCCCGGCGACCCGTTCGAGCGCCAGTCGACCTCCAACGGCCGCAAGGTGGCCCAGGGCGAGACCCCCGACCTGGCCGGCCCCTGA
- a CDS encoding phage tail protein, producing the protein MTLTQGDSLTSHNFGLQIDGVMVEYLTSVDGLNMEQDVIKSPQNSAQGRPEITLMPGVQKDGQVTVVRGMTMSPAFTTWINDSIGGRMSTARKNASIIMMDYEYNPVKRYNMRRAWCSKISASTLKAGEASALTETVTIVFEELVIE; encoded by the coding sequence ATGACTCTCACCCAGGGTGACTCCCTCACATCACATAATTTCGGCCTCCAGATCGACGGCGTGATGGTCGAGTACCTCACGTCGGTCGACGGCCTCAACATGGAACAGGACGTCATCAAGAGCCCGCAGAACTCCGCACAGGGCAGGCCTGAGATCACCCTCATGCCGGGCGTGCAGAAGGACGGGCAGGTCACCGTGGTGCGCGGCATGACGATGTCGCCGGCGTTCACGACGTGGATCAACGACTCGATCGGCGGCCGGATGAGCACGGCCCGCAAGAACGCCTCCATCATCATGATGGACTACGAGTACAACCCGGTGAAGCGCTACAACATGCGCCGGGCCTGGTGCAGCAAGATCTCCGCCAGCACCCTGAAGGCCGGCGAGGCCTCCGCGCTCACCGAGACCGTGACGATCGTCTTCGAAGAACTGGTCATCGAGTAA
- a CDS encoding RICIN domain-containing protein — MSLWTSLEPASASVDPGGSTRVRLRLRNTGDVVDEYRFEAVGPVAPWTTVEPSSLRLFPGTTGTVELTFAPPRTSDASAGPNAYAVRITPTEHPEATTVPEGNLTVTPFTEVRAELVPPTVKGRFRGRPRLAIDNLGNTRLTASLSGGDTGDHLSYDLRPGNVQVEPGRAVFVKATLKPRNIIWFGAKEQRPYTLSVLRSGAQPMPVEGTYVQRGFLPRWLATFFGLFLALALTFVMLWIAYKPPVRSGADEKTVEAGATLAPSPTPTPALTPAPPSEEAAPAAPETAAGDEEEKDSGSGGGGGGGGGAPAAPKKKTAKPVVPATDIVLRNTTTKKCADVPGYDKGRTDGPVRQYVCDDTTRDNQRWNLEVKYPKGGPGSRPLFQIRNVKDQLCMDLPNYGAQPIRTAITEFTCNGTTGDNQLWWIQKQPSGAYWIRNFASNNKCLDVAGYSTGGNDANLTLFDCSRTDDQEWQVVPASGE, encoded by the coding sequence GTGAGCCTGTGGACTTCTCTGGAACCCGCCTCCGCTTCGGTGGACCCGGGTGGCAGTACGCGTGTACGGCTGCGGTTGCGTAATACCGGGGACGTGGTGGACGAGTACCGGTTCGAGGCGGTGGGGCCGGTGGCGCCGTGGACGACGGTGGAGCCGTCGTCGTTGCGGTTGTTTCCGGGGACGACGGGGACGGTGGAGTTGACGTTCGCGCCGCCGCGTACGTCGGATGCGAGTGCGGGGCCGAACGCGTATGCGGTGCGGATCACGCCGACGGAGCATCCGGAGGCGACGACGGTTCCGGAGGGCAATCTGACGGTCACGCCGTTCACGGAGGTGCGGGCGGAGTTGGTGCCGCCGACGGTGAAGGGGCGTTTTCGGGGGCGGCCGCGGCTGGCGATCGACAATCTGGGCAATACCAGGCTGACGGCGTCGCTGAGTGGCGGCGACACGGGTGATCATCTGTCGTACGACCTGCGTCCGGGCAATGTGCAGGTGGAGCCGGGTCGTGCGGTGTTCGTGAAGGCGACGTTGAAGCCGCGGAACATCATCTGGTTCGGGGCGAAGGAGCAGCGGCCGTACACGTTGTCGGTGCTGCGTTCGGGTGCTCAGCCGATGCCGGTGGAGGGCACGTATGTGCAGCGGGGGTTCCTGCCGCGCTGGCTGGCCACGTTCTTCGGGCTTTTCCTGGCTCTGGCGCTGACCTTCGTCATGTTGTGGATCGCCTACAAGCCACCCGTCAGGAGCGGAGCCGACGAGAAGACCGTCGAGGCCGGCGCCACCCTCGCACCCTCACCGACGCCCACACCGGCCCTGACGCCGGCACCCCCGTCCGAGGAGGCCGCGCCCGCGGCGCCGGAGACCGCCGCCGGCGACGAAGAGGAGAAGGACAGCGGTTCGGGCGGTGGTGGCGGTGGCGGCGGTGGTGCTCCGGCCGCGCCCAAGAAGAAAACCGCCAAGCCCGTGGTGCCCGCGACCGACATCGTGCTGCGCAACACGACCACCAAGAAGTGCGCGGACGTCCCCGGCTACGACAAGGGCAGGACCGACGGCCCCGTACGCCAGTACGTCTGCGACGACACCACGCGCGACAACCAGCGGTGGAACCTCGAGGTGAAGTATCCGAAGGGGGGCCCGGGAAGCCGTCCCCTCTTCCAGATCCGCAACGTCAAGGACCAGCTCTGCATGGACCTGCCCAACTACGGGGCGCAGCCCATCAGGACCGCGATCACCGAGTTCACGTGCAACGGCACGACCGGGGACAACCAGCTGTGGTGGATCCAGAAGCAGCCGAGCGGCGCCTACTGGATCCGGAACTTCGCCAGTAACAACAAGTGCCTCGACGTGGCCGGTTACAGCACCGGCGGCAACGACGCCAACCTCACCCTGTTCGACTGCTCCCGCACCGACGACCAGGAATGGCAGGTCGTCCCCGCCTCGGGAGAGTGA
- a CDS encoding phage tail sheath subtilisin-like domain-containing protein, translating into MPSYLSPGVYVEEVASGSRPIEGVGTSVAAFVGLAPTGPLNEPTLVTNWTQYVAAFGAFTDGYYLAHSVYGFFNNGGSAAYVVRVGGSADGASEGSPAALTGSAAPAALPPAEPKQLGTFSVTAIAGGSLSVEVADPEGEGPAERFKLIVKDGDKSVETFDVTAKKGGRNYVVTQVKERSKLITVQEAAPAAQLARPDNQTVALASPAPVAAAPAAPAAGDDSHPGPAEYLGDSADRTGFGGLEAVDEISMVAVPDLMAAYQRGAIDLEAVKAVQLGLIAHCELMGDRVAVIDPPPGLNARQIRVWRQETAGYDSKYAALYYPWIKVFDPASGQSRVIPPSGHVAGIWARNDFERGVHKAPANEVVRGAVDLEIQITRGEQDLLNPIGVNCIRAFPGRGIRVWGARTMSSDPAWRYLNVRRYFNYLEESILLGTQWVVFEPNDHALWARIRRNVSAFLVNEWRSGALFGQRPEEAYYVKCDEETNPPESVDVGRVICEIGVSPVKPAEFVIFRLAQFSSGGGELEE; encoded by the coding sequence ATGCCGTCCTACCTGTCGCCCGGCGTATACGTCGAGGAGGTGGCCAGCGGCTCGCGTCCCATCGAGGGAGTGGGCACGTCGGTCGCGGCCTTCGTCGGGCTCGCGCCGACCGGTCCGCTGAACGAGCCGACGCTGGTGACCAACTGGACTCAGTACGTCGCGGCCTTCGGTGCGTTCACCGACGGCTACTACCTCGCGCACTCCGTCTACGGCTTCTTCAACAACGGCGGTTCGGCGGCCTATGTCGTACGGGTCGGCGGCTCCGCCGACGGTGCGTCCGAGGGCTCCCCGGCCGCGCTGACCGGCTCCGCCGCCCCGGCCGCGCTGCCGCCGGCCGAGCCGAAGCAGCTCGGCACCTTCTCGGTGACCGCCATCGCGGGCGGTTCGCTGAGCGTCGAGGTCGCCGACCCGGAGGGCGAAGGCCCCGCCGAGCGGTTCAAGCTGATCGTGAAGGACGGCGACAAGTCCGTCGAGACCTTCGACGTGACCGCCAAGAAGGGCGGCCGCAACTACGTCGTCACGCAGGTGAAGGAGCGCTCCAAGCTCATCACCGTGCAGGAGGCCGCGCCCGCCGCGCAGCTCGCCCGGCCCGACAACCAGACCGTGGCGCTCGCGTCCCCGGCCCCTGTGGCCGCCGCCCCGGCCGCCCCGGCCGCCGGTGACGACTCCCACCCCGGTCCCGCCGAGTATCTGGGCGACTCCGCCGACCGCACCGGCTTCGGCGGCCTCGAGGCGGTGGACGAGATCTCGATGGTCGCCGTCCCCGACCTGATGGCCGCCTACCAGCGCGGCGCGATCGACCTGGAGGCCGTCAAGGCGGTCCAGCTCGGTCTCATCGCGCACTGTGAGCTGATGGGCGACCGGGTCGCGGTGATCGACCCGCCGCCGGGCCTCAACGCCCGTCAGATCCGGGTCTGGCGCCAGGAGACCGCGGGTTACGACTCCAAGTACGCGGCCCTGTACTACCCCTGGATCAAGGTCTTCGACCCGGCGTCGGGCCAGTCGAGGGTGATCCCGCCGAGCGGTCACGTGGCCGGTATCTGGGCCCGCAACGACTTCGAGCGCGGCGTGCACAAGGCGCCCGCCAACGAGGTCGTACGCGGTGCGGTGGACCTGGAGATCCAGATCACCCGCGGTGAGCAGGACCTGCTCAACCCCATCGGCGTCAACTGCATCCGCGCCTTCCCGGGCCGCGGCATCCGCGTCTGGGGCGCCCGCACCATGTCCTCGGACCCGGCCTGGCGCTACCTGAACGTGCGCCGGTACTTCAACTACCTGGAGGAGTCGATCCTCCTCGGCACCCAGTGGGTGGTGTTCGAGCCGAACGACCACGCGCTGTGGGCCCGGATCCGGCGCAACGTCTCGGCGTTCCTCGTCAACGAGTGGCGCAGCGGCGCCCTCTTCGGCCAGCGGCCGGAGGAGGCGTACTACGTCAAGTGTGACGAGGAGACCAACCCGCCGGAGTCGGTCGACGTGGGCCGCGTCATCTGCGAGATCGGTGTCTCGCCGGTCAAGCCGGCCGAGTTCGTGATCTTCCGGCTGGCCCAGTTCTCCAGCGGGGGCGGCGAGTTGGAGGAGTAG